The sequence tagctaacacacacacacacttgctagctaacacacacacacacttgctagctaacacacacacacacacttgctagctaacacacacacacacacacacacacacacttgctagctaacacacacacacacacttgctagctaacacacacacacacttgctagctaacacacacacacgcacacttgctagctaacacacacacacacacacacacacttgctagctaacacacacacacacacacacacttgctagctaacacacacacacacacactagctagctaacacacacacacacaccaacacacacacacacacttgctagctaacacacacacacacacttgctagctaacacacacacacacactcttgctagctaacacacacacacttgctagctaacacacacacacttgctagctaacacacacacacacactagctaacacacacacacacgctagcttACACACGCTAGCTTACACACGCACACGCTAGCTTACACACGCACACGCTAGCTTACACACGCACACGCTAgcttacacacgcacacaagccTGATAGCTaacccagggctgtgtgtgtcAGCTAACACAAACATAGCCACGCCCAAATACTCTTACAAACTGACAGGCTACTGGGTCGTCAGCTTCCTCTATCAactatggttacctgcaaggaaacatgtgccgtcatcattgctttgcgcAGAAAGGGCTTctcaggcaaggatattgctgccaataAGATTGCACCGAAATCAAcaatttatcagatcatcaagaactttgAGAGCGGTCCAAATGTggtgaaggcttcagggcgcccaagaaagtccagcaagcgccaggaccgtgtcctaaagttgattcagctgcaggatcagGGAACCactagtacagagcttgctcaggaatggcagcaggcaggtgtgagtgcatctgcacgcacagtgaggcaaagacttttggaggatggactggtgtcaagaagggcagcaaagaagccacttctctccaggaaaaacatcaaggacagactgatattctgcagaaGGTAcatggattggactgctgaggactggggtaaagtcattttctctgatgaaccccctttccgattgtttagggcatccggaaaaaaagcttgtccggagaagacaaggtgagcgctaccatcagtcctgtgtcatgccaacagtaaatcacctgagaccattcatgatattttgggtccatggtcaggaaactccccagaccttaatcccattgagaacttgagAAATCCTCAAGaagtgggtggacaaacaaaaacccacaaattctgacaaactccaagcattatgcaagaatgggctaccacttatgaaatgcttgtaattatacttcagtatccatagtaacatctgacaaaaatatctaaaagacactgaagcagcaaacttggtggaaattaatatttttgtcattctcaaaacttttggccacgactgtagtttgctagcagagacaacacacagctgATTGGTTAGCTAACTGCTCAGTAGCCTgagacacagacaacacacagctgATTGGTTAGCTAACTGCTCAGTAACCTgagacacagacaacacacagctgATTGGTTAGCTAACTGCTCAGTAACCTgagacacagacaacacacagctgATTGGTTAGCTAACTGCTCAGTAACCTgagacacagacaacacacagctgATTGGTTAGCTAACTGCTCAGTAACCTgagacacagacaacacacagctgATTGGTTAGCTAACTGCTCAGTAACCTgagacacagacaacacacagctgATTGGTTAGCTAACTGCTCAGTAACCTgagacacagacaacacacagctgATTGGTTAGCTAACTGCTCAGTAACCTgagacacagacaacacacagctgATTGGTTAGCTAACTGCTCAGTAACCTgagacacagacaacacacagctgATTGGTTAGCTAACTGCTCAGTAACCTgagacacagacaacacacagctgATTGGTTACTGAGCAGTTAGCTaaccagagacacagacacagctgatggagacagagagaggagagattgagagagaaagagatgtagagaaagagatgtagagagagagagagagagagagagaaggggccaGTGACCTTTGCTATCAGTGTAGATCTGACCCAGATACACACACAATCCCTTCCAGTTATTATGTCTAGATGTATATTTAGCATTGGGATGAGGTCAGTGACTGAGGTTATGGATAAACTACTGAATACTGGACAGTATGGAGAAAACTACAGGGAtggttagaaagagagagatagtggagAGTGTAAGAAGAGGGGGTGATGGAATATTTTTTCAAACATGAGAGGAGAtataaataaacaaagagaagAATGGAAACGTTGGGAGAATGACAGGAAACgtcaggggagagggaaagagaccgagagagagagagagagagagaaagagagagggaccgagacagagagagagagagagagagagagagggaaagagagagaaagagagagagagagagagagagagagagagagagagagagagagagagagagagagagagagagagggaaagacggagaaagagagagagagagagagagagagagagagagggaaagagagagagagggaaaagagagagagagagagagagagagagagagagagagagagagagagagagagagagagagagagagagagagagagggaaagagggaaagagggaaagagagagagggaaagagagagggaaagagagagagagggaaagagagagagagggaaagagagggaaagagagagggaaagagagggaaagagagggaaagagagagaaagagagagaaagagagagggaaagagagagaaagagagagggaaagagagagggaaagagagagagagagagaaagagagagagagagagagagagaaagaagagaaagaaagagagagtaagagagagagaaagaagagaaagaaagaaagagagagagagagagaaagaagagaaagaaagaaagagagagagagaagagagagagagaaagaaagaaagagagagagaaagagagaagagacagagagagagagactacactgaaaaatatatataaacgcaacatgtaaagtgttggtcccatgtttcatgagctgaaataaaagatcccagaaatgttccacacacaaaaaaacgtaTTTCTTTCAAGTTCTGTGCACAAATATGTTTATATCCCTGCTAGTGGGCATTTCTCCTTaaccaatataatccatccacctgacaggaagtgacataccaagaagctgatgaactgtaactcattacacaggtgcaccttgtgctggggacaataaaatgtgcagttttgtcacagatGGGAGCAATTGGCATGcggattgcaggaatgtccacaagaGCTGTTACCAGGTTATTGGATGTTCagttctctaccataagcagcctatccaacatcgttttagagaattttacAGTTcttccaaccggcctcaccaACACAGACCACGTGTTCGGAGTCATgtaggcgagcggtttgctgaggtcaacgttgtgaacagagtgccccatgctgACGGTTGGGATTATGCTATGGGAAAcggacacaattgcattttatcgatgccaAATTGAATACACAGAGATAGTGACGAGATCCCGAGGACCATTTTGTGCGATTCATCAttatcgtgccattcatccactgccTCATGTTTCACAGCATGATAAAGCACggcccatgtcgcaaggatctatgGCCATTTTCTGGgagttgaaaatgtcccagttctttcatggcctgtatactcaccagacatggcACCCAATTGATCATGTttaggatgctctggatcgacagcgtgttccagtttccgccaatatccagcaccttttcacagccattgaagagtgggacgACATTCCACAgaccaacagcctgatcaactgtgAGGAACATGTGTCGCTCGAGGCAAATGATGgtcagaaaaaaaaaaaagaaactgaCCGGTTTTCTAATCCACGTCCTTACTTCTACACGTCTGtattcatttacattttacatttaagtcatttagcagacgctcttatccagagcgacttacaaattggtgaatggaatacctaggataggataaagcaatccttctcacccccttaaatgatttagatgcactattgtaaagtggctgttccactgatgtcagaaggtgaattcaccaatttgtaagtcgctctggataagagcgtctgctaaatgacttaaatgtaatgtaatgtaatgtaaatgtgaatTCACCAGggatatgaaatccatagattaggacccgATGAATTTCATTTCAATTTGACTGATTTCCATTTTTGATCTGTAACTCGGTAAAAATGGTTGACATTGTTGCGTTGATAGTTTTGGTTGAGTATCGTAACACAGTGGGCTAGAATCAGTGCAGTGAAAACACAGTACATTTTACACTCCCAAGATGTCCCACTGAAGGTTCAAATCCCACTTCACTCATGACAAAACTATTAAATGATGTCATGTTTGTCTGGTCATTCAAACACAACTGAAgtcataaaaaaaaaaagttttttttttttaattataatAATTACAATGCAGATACACGTACATTTCGTTACAAACACAGCAGTTGCCATAGAGAGTGTTACTAGACGGGCACCTGACAAGGCCAGAGACGGTTGGTCTTATTGAACTGTGAAACATCAACTGTCATTCCATTTCAGAGTTCTGTCACAATTCAACTTCACTTTAGAATCCAAGGAACCAAAGCCTGGAGTCAAACAACGATGATGTCATAGACATGAGTGATGATGTCATAGCGGTGATGTCGTCAAGAGACCGAtttatccctctgtctctgtgttgtcctcaGATAATCCATTAAAAAAAAGTGAGTTTCTTTGATTGTTCAGTTTTATCTTTCTGATTTAATAGGAGTCAATCCGACAAGCAGGGCTCAAGATGAGGCCAAAAAGACTGCCTTCTGTCCCACCCGCAATACTGATCATCGGGCCTTCTAGTGAAGCATACCTCCTCTCCTATAGAACTGGGGCTTCTTTCTCAGTAGAACTGGTACCTGGGGACTCTGGTTCTCCACAGGCCTCAGCTGAGCCAGGGGCTAGAGTAGTGGAGTTACCCAAGGTCGGGCCATCTGAAGTAGGGGTGGGAGGTGGAGTAGTCCCCTGGGGCTGGTCGCTGGCTGGTTCGGGCTCGGGCTTCCTCCTTTTCCTCACATGATAGTGGTGTTTTTTAGACTTGAGATGGGCTGGAGACAACAGAGAAAAGACGAACAGGTTTCAAGTCAGTGAGTTCAACGTTTGATAACCATGAACATAAAAGAGTCTGGTGCACGTCACTCCAAAGACGTTGAGCGCCGACTCACAAGGAAAGCCTATATGTAGCCAACTCAGAAACACTGACAAGTCGTAGTTGTTCCTATTGTATACAGAGGGTCAGTCATGCCTCTGTTTGCCCACCTGTCCACTCCAGATCTCCAATGATCACCTTGTCACACAGCTCACAGGTGTGACGGCTTCGCTTGTTCCTCTTCCCCGCCCCCTCCACCCTCATCGGCTCAACGGTAGGTCGCTCCCCCTGGAGGCGGAGTTAAAGAAGAGGAAGTGAGCAAATTACAGAACATTTGACAGAAGACGCAAAACAAAATCAGGACTAAAGACTGAAAGACCGTTTCCACCTTAGTAAGACTATCCAATATGAGAAGGGCTGGGCTTAGGACAGTCTCCTCCCACTGTGACACGTCAGTCACATCCAGACCATACACCGCTGGGACGTTGTCCCCTGGTCCtgaagacagagacaaagagaagacACAGAGGGTCTCATGGTGCTGCTGGACTGGACAGAGACATGAAGCCTGTTGAGACGTTGTCCCCTGGTCCTGACGAGAGAGACATTGGTTGTGATCGGATTATATACCCTTCTACATGAAGTGTACACTTGTACACGACCCCTGAATGATTCAAAAGCATCACCTGGCCCCCgacgacagagagggagagacatgtcTTGACTGCTACTATGGATGGATTTAAAAGCGTTGGATGGGCTCAAGGGAGTTTCTGCCTTATTTTTCCTTCTAAATCATTGATGAGAGTGAACAAGAGCATGCtacagaaagaggggagaggcaATGTGGTTTCATTGAGTGTCAATCATATGAGCTCAGTTTCCATCTCTAAATGTATTAGCACAACACAGTCTGCATGCCACTGCAGCTCTGACCGGATGCCATTGTGGCTCTACGTTATTGCAGTCCAGTGATGGTGTGAGTGAGTGCAACAGCCACACCCTGGAGCTGTGTCAATCTGCTGACTCACACTGGCTCCAtaatataactctctctctctccctccatctctatctgtCGAGCAGTGAGAGCCATAAACCCATTACTGAATACTCTCCAGCTCCTTACAAAATTGAATGGATATAAGATACACACCGATGCCTGGCGCGTGGCAGAGACCGATGCCTGGCGCTGGCAGAAACCGACGCCTGGCGCGTGGCAGAGACAGACGCCGGGCGCTGGCAGAGACCGATGTGTGGCGCTGTCAGAGACCGATGCCTGGTGCTGTCAGAGACAGATGCCTGGCGCTAGCAGAGACAGATGGCTGGCGCGTGGCAGAGACAGATGCCTGGCGCGTGGCAGAGACAGATGCCTGGCGCGTGGCAGAGACAGATGCCTGGCGCGTGGCAGAGACAGATGCCTGGCGCTGGCAGAGACAGATGCCTGGCGCGTGGCAGAGACAGATGCCTGGCGCTGGCAGAGACCGATGCCTGGCGCGTGGCAGAGACCGATGCCTGGCGCGTGGCAGAGACCGATGCCTGGCGCTGGCAGAGACCGATGCCTGGCGCTGGCAGAGACCGATGCCTGGCGCTGGCAGAGACCGATGCCTGGCGCGTGGCAGAGACCGATGCCTGGCGCGTGGCAGAGACAGATGCCTGGCGCTGGCAGAGACCGATGCCTGGCGCGTGGCAGAGACAGATGCCTGGCGCGTGGCAGAGACAGATGCCTGGCGCTGGCAGAGACAGATGCCTGGCGCGTGGCAGAGACAGATGCCTGGCGCTGGCAGAGACCGATGCCTGGCGCTGGCAGAGACCGATGTGTGGCAGAGACAGATGCCTGGCGCGTGGCAGAGACCGATGCGTGGCAGAGACCGATGCGTGGCAGAGACCGATGCGTGGCAGAGACCGATGCGTGGCAGAGACCGACGCCTGGCGCGTGGCAGAGACAGACACCTGGCGCTGGCAGAGACCGATGTGTGGCAGAGACCGATGCCTGGCGCGTGGCAGAGACCGATGCCTGGCGCGTGGCAGAGACAGATGCCTGGCGCTGGCAGAGACCGATGCCTGGCGCGTGGCAGAGACCGATGCCTGGCGCGTGGCAGAGACAGATGGCTGGCGCGTGGCAGAGACAGATGCCTGGCGCTGGCAGAGACAGATGCCTGGCGCGTGGCAGAGACAGATGCCTGGCGCTGGCAGAGACAGATGGCTGGCGCGTGGCAGAGACAGATGCCTGGCGCTGGCAGAGACCGATGGCTGGCGCGTGGCAGAGACAGATGCCTGGCGCGTGGCAGAGACAGATGCCTGGCGCGTGGCAGAGACAGATGCCTGGCGCTGGCAGAGACCGATGGCTGGCGCGTGGCAGAGACCGATGTGTGGCAGAGACCGATGCCTGGCGCTGGCAGAGACCGATGTGTGGCAGAGACAGATGCCTGGCGCTGGCAGAGACCGATGGCTGGCGCGTGGCAGAGACCGATGTGTGGCAGAGACCGATGCCTGGCGCTGGCAGAGACCGATGCCTGGCGCTGGAAGAGACCGATGCCTGGCGCTGGCAGAGACCGATGGCTGGCGCGTGGCAGAGACCGATGTGTGGCAGAGACCGATGCCTGGCGCTGGCAGAGACCGATGCCTGGCGCTGGCAGAGACCGATGGCTGGCGCGTGGCAGAGACCGATGTGTGGCAGAGACCGATGCCTGGCGCTGGAAGAGACCGATGCCTGGCGCTGGCAGAGACCGATGGCTGGCGCGTGGCAGAGACCGATGTGTGGCAGAGACCGATGCCTGGCGCTGGCAGAGACCGATGCCTGGCGCTGGCAGAGACCGATGGCTGGCGCGTGGCAGAGACCGATGTGTGGCAGAGACCGATGCCTGGCGCTGGAAGAGACCGATGCCTGGCGCTGGCAGAGACCGATGGCTGGCGCGTGGCAGAGACCGATGTGTGGCAGAGACCGATGCCTGGCGCTGGCAGAGACCGATGCCTGGCGCCGGCAGAGACCGATGCCTGGCGCGGCAGAGACCGATGCCTGGCGCCGGCAGAGACCGATGCCTGGCGCCGGCAGAGACCGATGCCTGGCGCCGGCAGAGACCGATGCCTGGCGCCGGCAGAGACCGATGCCTGGCGCCGGCAGAGACCGATGCCTGGCGCCGGCAGAGACCGATGCCTGGCGCCGGCAGAGACAGATGCCTGGCGCCGGCAGAGACAGATGCCTGGCGCCGGCAGAGACAGATGCCTGGCGCGTGGCAGAGACAGATGCCTGGCGCGTGTGAGAGACAGATG is a genomic window of Oncorhynchus masou masou isolate Uvic2021 unplaced genomic scaffold, UVic_Omas_1.1 unplaced_scaffold_2781, whole genome shotgun sequence containing:
- the LOC135533895 gene encoding tRNA dimethylallyltransferase-like codes for the protein MRVEGAGKRNKRSRHTCELCDKVIIGDLEWTAHLKSKKHHYHVRKRRKPEPEPASDQPQGTTPPPTPTSDGPTLGNSTTLAPGSAEACGEPESPGTSSTEKEAPVL